From one Dermacentor silvarum isolate Dsil-2018 chromosome 3, BIME_Dsil_1.4, whole genome shotgun sequence genomic stretch:
- the LOC119444230 gene encoding uncharacterized protein LOC119444230, with the protein MRMDHSKVEHSLIEIIRNAWLKSTILILNIYSSSRDQRHRFPSLVAKAAGLAVGSPLVVAGDFNAPHREWGYLSSTAKGSDLYQTAADHALVLLTDPAFPTRTGTSITRDYTPDLTFVKGVGPASWSNLHENLGSHHCILATSFEVSSSPPPPREFRVTDWDLFRKIKDGKMADPTDL; encoded by the coding sequence ATGCGCATGGATCATAGCAAGGTCGAGCATTCGCTAATCGAAATCATTCGCAACGCGTGGCTAAAATCCACTATCCTTATTCTTAACATATACAGCTCCTCCAGGGATCAAAGACACCGCTTCCCGTCCCTCGTGGCGAAGGCCGCGGGGCTGGCGGTGGGCTCACCGCTGGTGGTcgcgggcgacttcaacgccccgcaccGCGAGTGGGGCTACCTGTCGTCGACCGCGAAGGGGAGCGACCTCTACCAAACAGCCGCCGATCACGCACTTGTACTCTTGACGGACCCGGCCTTCCCCACCAGAACGGGCACTTCGATCACCAGGGACTACACGCCTGATCTCACCTTCGTCAAGGGGGTGGGACCAGCCTCGTGGAGTAACCTGCACGAGAACTTGGGTAGCCATCACTGCATCCTGGCTACCTCCTTCGAGGTGTcgagcagccccccccccccccgcgaattTAGGGTCACGGATTGGGACCTCTTTCGAAAAATCAAGGATGGCAAGATGGCGGATCCCACAGACCTTTAA